In a genomic window of Pseudoliparis swirei isolate HS2019 ecotype Mariana Trench chromosome 20, NWPU_hadal_v1, whole genome shotgun sequence:
- the rbm7 gene encoding RNA-binding protein 7, which yields MGIEEETDRTLFIRNLDTRVTEELLFELFVQAGPLIKTKIPKDPDGKQKTFGFAVYKNEVSVPYAMQLIDGTSLYGRTIHVQFRSGSSHSSSPGNSQNTNPANIPNPHGQRTPGQFSSPPPTLMQRSFSSPDNLQKHVMMNNMMWLHMPQLEQANDGFSKPLQRQQPTGGNSGGGGSRQHDGAPYRQSNSGGRNQRYPEEPAPGRQGRDSYHHQNDSYHHQNDRSGNRHHGNRGGNRHHDDKGGNRDHQDNRWRRY from the exons ATGGGAATAGAGGAGGAAACAGACCGGACACTATTCATAAGGAATTTGGATACAAGAGTAACGGAGGAGCTTTTGTTCGAACTGTTTGTTCAG GCGGGACCTCTCATCAAAACTAAAATTCCAAAAGACCCAGATGGGAAACAGAAAACATTTGGTTTTGCCGTTTACAAGAACGAAGTGTCTGTACCATACGCCATGCAGCTAATCGACGGGACATCGCTGTACGGGAGAACCATTCACGTGCAGTTCCGATCAG GTAGCAGTCACAGCAGCAGTCCAGGGAACTCGCAGAATACAAATCCTGCAAATATCCCAAATCCGCATGGCCAGAG GACCCCAGGACAGTTCagttctcctcctcccaccctgaTGCAGAGGTCTTTTTCATCTCCCGATAATCTGCAGAAGCATGTCATG ATGAACAACATGATGTGGCTCCACATGCCGCAGCTCGAGCAGGCGAACGACGGCTTCTCCAAGCCTCTGCAGAGGCAGCAACCCACAGGGGGGAACTCTGGCGGAGGAGGCTCGAGGCAACACGACGGCGCCCCCTACCGGCAGTCGAACAGCGGTGGCAGGAACCAGCGCTACCCAGAAGAGCCAGCTCCTGGCCGCCAAGGCCGGGACAGTTACCACCATCAGAACGACAGTTATCACCATCAGAACGACAGGAGTGGCAACCGTCACCACGGCAACAGAGGTGGCAACAGACACCACGACGATAAGGGAGGCAACCGTGACCACCAAGATAATAGGTGGCGGCGGTACTAA